The Anastrepha ludens isolate Willacy chromosome 2, idAnaLude1.1, whole genome shotgun sequence genome contains a region encoding:
- the LOC128869408 gene encoding GATA zinc finger domain-containing protein 10-like, whose protein sequence is MYADKHLEKPTALSAATPTAMLPTPIVDMHAHAHAHTHPLAHPHLHSLHAQHMQHMQMQQHLQQQQQQQVQAQQPQTHANQQHVAQHLAQHQQQQQQTQSSALAALQQQQQHQHQHQHQQQQHAHQQHVSAQQQQQQQTQQQQQQQTQAQQQSAMFTR, encoded by the coding sequence atGTACGCCGATAAACATTTGGAAAAGCCCACCGCGCTCAGCGCAGCTACGCCCACAGCGATGTTGCCCACGCCCATTGTAGATATGCATGCGCATGCGCACGCGCACACACATCCACTGGCGCATCCACATCTGCATTCACTGCATGCACAACACATGCAACATATGCAAATGCAGCAGCAcctgcagcaacagcaacagcagcaagtgCAAGCACAACAGCCACAGACACATGCCAATCAGCAGCATGTTGCGCAACATTTAGCGCAacatcaacagcagcagcagcaaacgcAGTCATCAGCGCTTGCCGctttgcagcaacaacaacaacaccaacatcagcatcaacatcaacaacagcagcatGCGCATCAGCAGCACGTAAGcgcacagcaacagcaacaacaacaaacacaacagcaacagcagcagcaaacgCAGGCACAGCAACAATCAGCAATGTTTACAAGGTAA